AGGACTGAACTTCACAAGCCATCAGTTCCACAGCCCCCCACTGCAAGCCTCGGGAACTAAAAAACGCTTCCACTTGGGACCAGAGAATAAAAACGATCACAGACAGTATTTGGTTACCCTGTCCTAAGTTTAGAGATCAAGTGCAGAACAGTCTCCAGACCATTTCACACACGGAATGAACTGAGGAGCTCGCTGCTACCAAGGCAGAtgtaaaaaaaccccaacagaTCAGgccatttataataatattgcTTAGAAGCAGTACATAAAACATCTAATGCTTTATTTCTTTGTCATTGAAGTTTGGCACGCAACGGCAGGATCTCTGAGGTTCAACGAGGGCTGTGGCCCTGTGCTGTCAGCTGACTGCTGTGCTCTGAGCACCTGTTGTCATCTATTTCTGCTGAGCCTTCTCTACTTTCACTGCTCTGAACTTCCTCTAGTTACGTTCTTCTACCGATTGAGCTCGCTCGTGTGGCTTTAACAGTCCTGCTAAATGAATGAGAACTGGGGGTTCGGGTTTAGTAAAACCCTCTGTGACACAGACCACAGACACAGAAAACATACAGCATACTCCATGTTCATAGCCAGCCCCAACAAGCGACACATTTTTCCCCAATTCTAACAATTTATTCCAATATATCAAACAGCTCTACATGGTTTAATGTCTCCCGTCACAGGGTCTAGGTTACTGGATCAACTGTTTTAATATAGAATTAGCAGATGTGCTCACATCAAGAAAAGATAGACACCTCACAGGAGAGGGCATCTCAGTTTTTAAACAGGACTTATCTAAACTCACGTGCAGAGTATGAAGCACAGAGGCAGGTCCCCTCAGGCGATAAGAGAAAGTATAGGCTAAGCTGAATGTCTATCTACATGAAGGACGTCTGCTACTTCTTACTGTTTGACTGCCAAATTGAGGGCAAGACTTTGTGTTCAGTCAGATATTTTCATATCGATGAGATCGTTCAACCTCTCCCATTGGAAAGCTATTTTGTCAATAAAAAAAAGGACCTTTTCCCCACCCCCCAAATAATGACTCAGTAAGAAACAGGCCAAATTCCCACAACATTCCTCTTGCACTGAGAAAAGAAACCAGAATTCAGATTTGGATTGCACATCCGTGTCAAATTCTAAGAtagataactactgtatatcagacaTTTTATTACACATATTACATCAGTACAAGATGTCATCAGGTCGCATTGGGTGTATTGTCTCCAAAAATGCCAGGTAGATATCAATAGTTTGcccaataatatttaatattatattaataagttTATAAACACCTGTTAAATAAGCTATTGTTAATTTACTGGAAATGTCTGTAATGCCATATGTATTGTATGTGGCTGTGTACATATATCATAAAGCATTTCAGCATACAGCAGGTGTTGGACAATACAGaacaataataatgttaaaGCACTGACTAGTGACCTCAAATAGAGCCTACAAGTAACACTGCTCTTCTCCAGCTTTCCAAGCGCAGCCACTGACAGAGCAGATCTGCAGCTCCACCTGCTGGCCTAAATTAAACTCTTCCTCTTGGAACAGTTCAACAGTTATACAGcatatgaaggaaaaaaaaaaagatttggccTTTTCACATATccaacctgctctccatgacacacaaagacagggagagaagcttggggttaagggccttgctcaggggcccaacggaccAGGATTCCTccgccagctgtgggatttgaaccggcaaccttccagccacaggtgcagatcctgagccacagagccaccgcatcCCTTAAAGAAGTTACTGTACAACTTCATGTTCAACCAGAGAGAGTCTTTAAGACCAGGAATACACCAACACCCCTTATAGGGaattacattcattttttaaatcaagcgCTGAACTTCTGCAAAATCAAATGCTGTTGCTTAATTAAGGAAAAAATGGTCATCCTCACAGCTAAAAAAAACTCATTGGGAATACTGAGCAGACCATTGCTCAATGGAAGAAAGAGTGAACAAGTGATCAGAGTTAAGGTTACTGCACACGGTAATTAAGAAGCAAAAGTTCTTTCAGAAACCTTCAAAGCTTAACGTTCATATCATTTCCATTCTGCGTAAGGGCAGTTCTACAAATTCTGTCTCATTTCAAAGAGCCTGGATGAAGTCATATggcaacataaaaaaaacaaaacaaacaagttaCACTTGAGGGCCACTTGCAATATGTACAACCTGTAATTACTTCTTGGCAAAGTATCATTAGCTACTACAGCAACTCAGAAATGGATAAATGTagcaacacacacagacacaaacagtgCTCTCACAGAGCTCTGGAGCACTTCAAGAGGACTTTACTTATGCACCTGTTAAACGAATAAAGACTTTTCAATACTATTGGAGCTGAGGAACAAGCAACATTAGCAAGCTGCCACAAATGCAAAATAACCGAACACGCTCGGATCATGTCTCCTAAATCTTCTAAGTAGTGCGCTGCAGAGTTAACAGCAGGTCTGCAGAATTGCAACTCGGCTcgatttttaatatacatttgtgTCTAATTTGTTTCGTTTCCGTTTCACATTCAAACTTCATGTAATGCCTCTGGAATAGCGATTTTCCCGTCAACACTGTGCAAAACCCAGTGCATGACTTGCGAAACGCTGCGTGACCTGCTTCATAGGGATACTCTCGAAACCTGTCGATAACAACACTGTACTTGCTATGATATATACTGCCACAGCACAACCATTCACTTACACTCATAAAGGACATGGAGGTCTAAACCTCCAGAGGAGACACACACCTACCAAGTAATCCTAGAGACAGAGGCACCAGAATGAGAAGGGCACTGTGTATGGGTCATAGGTGGGTGAAGGGAACTTGATACTGTGCGTGGCCACCTCTGACCTCCAATATCCAGTTTCCTCAAAGTGGCTTATTCCAGGTAAGGGGCGTGGCCGCCTGGAAACACAGGTTCGTGGCAGGAGCACATTCCAGACTGGGCACCCCTCAATCCCGGGGGAGCGCAAACACAGGGACACTAACTGACCCAGCGAGAGCAAAGCGCAGCACCTGGACAAAACGAACACGAAGAGAGCAGGCAGACTCGGAGGTCCCGAGACCCAAAAAAAAGGGCGCCCTCGGGGGCAGCCCGCGCGCCTCACCATGTTCTCCCTCTCAATGCGCTGCTGCTCGCGCTGCCTGTTGAGGGCGCTGTGGTACAGCTTCCCGGGGGGGCTGGCCGGTTTCCTGGTGGGGCCGTTTCTGCCCCTGGGCTTCAGCGCCTGCCTGGACAGCTCCCTCAGCAGCCTCTGGTTCTCCCCGTCGATGCGCCGCACCTCCTCGCTGCTGAAGGAGAAGTTCCTTCGGGGCTGTCCGGGAGGACAATCAATCACCAGACTCCTCTCCATCTTCCTCTCGAGGCTCATAAAAGCTTCCCGGAAAAGACCGGAGAACCGCAATGAAAGTCAGGGTATAGAATGCACAGATGGATATTCGTACATGTAGATTTATCATTAAGAATCAATCACTAACTGTAAACTGAAACCACCCAGAagccattttgtgtttttcaaggggaactgcaacactgcttttatattttggggttagatgAGTGCATTCCAAACCACAGTAAATGCAAAAATGTACGCAgttacttgtaaaacctccaatttacatcacaaaatagtcaAAACTTCCAGGCTTGCACagcgccatgttctgcgatatcagaatgaggcaacaaaacttcctgcGCTGTGATgcggccctatgacattgtaagcAAGCAGGCTCGTGaacacatctcttttaatccaatagaaatactcCTTTCGATTTCCGACAGTTTTACTGACAAATACTGCTCGTTAACTCGGCacgcagatcacattggaacgtttctgcagtgaaacgcctgctgcacaacctgcatTTATTCGCTCGTACATCACGCTACGTCAATCATCAGAGtgactagcgagcaggaagggccgcatcatgTCGCAATCCGTGCAAACTCTCGCACGCCCCCCCCGAAGAGGCCAGCAGACTGCAACAACAATGGCAATCATACAGGATTTTCAAAAGGTTCACGACCTTGTACTGATCTGGGAGTTTGTAACATTTTGCAATACCCTCAacgaatttattttgttacccgGGGTTTAATAGCTGGTCTGAGAAACAGAGACTGCAGCTCCCTCTCATCTCCCCAGACCACTGCACGACCTCACTCGGCCGGATCGGTTCAGTGCTGGCTGGGGAAGGTGCTGGAATGGCGGTGCTCGCCGACAGCACTGTGGCTGCAGGGCTCCTTGTACTGCAGAGCCCAGAGAGCCCTCGCTGGCTTCTCCCAGCGCATCACTGGCAGCACTGCACCAGCTGTGTGCCAGGGCGCGGAGAAACCCCCCCCCTCGCCCAGTCAACAGGGCACGGGCGCGAGTCTCAGTGCCAGTCCTGTCAGCACATCTTCTAAAATAATCAGCACTCAAGCGGTGAAGATCACCAACATCCTAAGGGGGAGCTTCTGGCTGGTTcactggtacagtacagtactggtaCAGGACGAACAAGACCGTGTTTCCAGACATCACGTagagagctgcgtcagcatgcataggctgcaaaggaacaagtaaaggtttatcccacactgaaaagagaagaaaaacacaacgtttcggctgtggagccttcttcaggtgtgagaaagagaaaaagagaaggctccacagccgaaacgctgcGTTTCTTCTCCTTttagcacggaataaaccttacttgttccttcccAGCAATGTGCAAGCAACCTTTTTAAAGAGGTCTGAACGACTGTTCCCACCTGTTCATTATCGTATACGGTACCGTGTAATATTCTTTTCCCTGAAAAACCAATAAACAAACCGAACAAAAAAGCTCGAGTCAGGCGTCTAAGGAACTGCCTACTGGAGATCAAGAGGTATTGATTCGTTTTCCAGATCTGAGGACCCAATAACAAATAAACCAAGACACACATCAAGGCCAAGCGACTGCAATTTCAAATTTGAGGACtggggaaacaacaaaacacagaaaagtacCTTTAAGAAGCCGATTAAGATCCATGGCATCATTTAAGACCTTGTGGCCATGCCTAGCACCCACATCAGACTCTAGCGAGGCTCGGCCTGTCTTTGGGAAGCTCCTCTCACCTTCTTGTTCAGAGCCCAGATCTCCCAGCTCCCCacagagatccaggctcaggtTCTCCTGCCTCCCGGGCCCTTTCTTCTCCAGGGCCAGATCGAAGGACTGGACGGGGCTGATATCCGGGGTGGACAAGGGAGTCACGTCCGTGACGGTGTCTTCGGACTCCTCCGGCAGCCGGAGCCTCTCCTTCCCGCTGGTCACGCCCAGCTTCGCGCGGCGCCTGGGCGACGACACCGACAGCAGCCCTGGGGGCCTCCGCCGCGGGGGGGGCCCGTGGGCGCGGCCCCCCGACTCACCGCTCGAGCCCTCCGactcggaggaggaggaggaggaggacgggGACGGGCTGTGGGTCCGGAACTTTCCGCCGGCCTTCTTCGGGCCCCCGTGGTGGGCCGACCGGCACCGAGGGGGCGCCGGCTCCGGCCCCTCTTCCTCGCTGTCCCCCTCGCTCCTGCTGGAGCCGCCCTCGTCCTCTCCCTCGCCCGAGGACACGCTCGCGATCCGGGCCAGGACAGGGACCGTTAGCCGGCTCCCGGGGGCTCTCTCCGGCTCGGACCCGGCGCCGCAGGAGAGCGGAGAGGAGGCGCCGGACGGGGAACCTGCGCTCCTCCCCCTCTCTTCCTCGGAGGAGCTCTCTCTGCCCGGGGCCGATCCCGGTCTTCCTGGAGCCCGGGCCTCCGGAGGCTCCTCCTCGTCCCTGCGGACGCCCCCGTCCCCGCCGGGTTCTTCGAAGTCGCTGTCGAAGAAGGAGTGGTCCACCTCCCCCTCCAAGTCCTTGGGGCTGTACATGACCGGGCCCTCGCTCTGCCCTTCGGCCTTCAGAAACCTAGGGAAGACATGACTGCGTTACTGTCCTGGTATCACACTGCTTCAGCACATTCGTTACACACGGACTGACCGTAATGGCCTGCCTTCTCCTCTTTTTGTTTGCGCCGTTTATCCTGTATATAATTCTGGTGCTttggagacaaaaaaaaaattctacaatttccctcacgggctCGATTAAGTATCTATCTAACACCTACGACTCCTACAGCAGCAGGACCAAGCCAGCAGCAGGCAGCCCGACGCGGATTGCGGAAGAGAAAAAGGAAAGTGGTCCAGGCGCAGTGCCTCACGCCGCCGGGATAAAAATACCTCGCCGCCCGTGTCCTGTACAGTACGTGATCCGTCGCGGCAACGACACAGGAGCTGAGCTTCAATCAGCCCAGCACTGACGATCGCAGAGGCGTTAGCCAGAGGGAAGGAACAGTTTACATGACTGTCTGTCGGGGAGGGCCAGAGAGCCAAGGAGACGGACATCACGCAACGCCGTGTTCCCCCCCTGCTGAAGTGCTGCCACCACTggcaccccagccg
Above is a genomic segment from Lepisosteus oculatus isolate fLepOcu1 chromosome 1, fLepOcu1.hap2, whole genome shotgun sequence containing:
- the cfap97 gene encoding cilia- and flagella-associated protein 97 isoform X2, which translates into the protein MYSPKDLEGEVDHSFFDSDFEEPGGDGGVRRDEEEPPEARAPGRPGSAPGRESSSEEERGRSAGSPSGASSPLSCGAGSEPERAPGSRLTVPVLARIASVSSGEGEDEGGSSRSEGDSEEEGPEPAPPRCRSAHHGGPKKAGGKFRTHSPSPSSSSSSSESEGSSGESGGRAHGPPPRRRPPGLLSVSSPRRRAKLGVTSGKERLRLPEESEDTVTDVTPLSTPDISPVQSFDLALEKKGPGRQENLSLDLCGELGDLGSEQEGERSFPKTGRASLESDVGARHGHKVLNDAMDLNRLLKAFMSLERKMERSLVIDCPPGQPRRNFSFSSEEVRRIDGENQRLLRELSRQALKPRGRNGPTRKPASPPGKLYHSALNRQREQQRIERENMAFLKRLESVKPTVGMKRSEQLADYQRQTRYLGTGLSTRFDRSPSSRAASSGKPSRPCSASGARGTRPASTMSRSSRAAEPRTAWS
- the cfap97 gene encoding cilia- and flagella-associated protein 97 isoform X1, giving the protein MFGFLKAEGQSEGPVMYSPKDLEGEVDHSFFDSDFEEPGGDGGVRRDEEEPPEARAPGRPGSAPGRESSSEEERGRSAGSPSGASSPLSCGAGSEPERAPGSRLTVPVLARIASVSSGEGEDEGGSSRSEGDSEEEGPEPAPPRCRSAHHGGPKKAGGKFRTHSPSPSSSSSSSESEGSSGESGGRAHGPPPRRRPPGLLSVSSPRRRAKLGVTSGKERLRLPEESEDTVTDVTPLSTPDISPVQSFDLALEKKGPGRQENLSLDLCGELGDLGSEQEGERSFPKTGRASLESDVGARHGHKVLNDAMDLNRLLKAFMSLERKMERSLVIDCPPGQPRRNFSFSSEEVRRIDGENQRLLRELSRQALKPRGRNGPTRKPASPPGKLYHSALNRQREQQRIERENMAFLKRLESVKPTVGMKRSEQLADYQRQTRYLGTGLSTRFDRSPSSRAASSGKPSRPCSASGARGTRPASTMSRSSRAAEPRTAWS
- the cfap97 gene encoding cilia- and flagella-associated protein 97 isoform X3: MFGFLKAEGQSEGPVMYSPKDLEGEVDHSFFDSDFEEPGGDGGVRRDEEEPPEARAPGRPGSAPGRESSSEEERGRSAGSPSGASSPLSCGAGSEPERAPGSRLTVPVLARIASVSSGEGEDEGGSSRSEGDSEEEGPEPAPPRCRSAHHGGPKKAGGKFRTHSPSPSSSSSSSESEGSSGESGGRAHGPPPRRRPPGLLSVSSPRRRAKLGVTSGKERLRLPEESEDTVTDVTPLSTPDISPVQSFDLALEKKGPGRQENLSLDLCGELGDLGSEQEAFMSLERKMERSLVIDCPPGQPRRNFSFSSEEVRRIDGENQRLLRELSRQALKPRGRNGPTRKPASPPGKLYHSALNRQREQQRIERENMAFLKRLESVKPTVGMKRSEQLADYQRQTRYLGTGLSTRFDRSPSSRAASSGKPSRPCSASGARGTRPASTMSRSSRAAEPRTAWS